GGGACGATCGCGGTGCCGTTGTCGATCGCGCTGGCGATCGCCGCGGGCGTGCCGCCGCAGCATGGGCTTTACACCGCCATCGTCGCCGGGGGATTGATCGCGCTGTTGGGCGGGTCACGCGTGCAGGTCAGCGGGCCCACCGCCGCCTTCGTCGTCATCCTCGCGCCGATCAGCGCCAAATACGGCACCGGCGGACTGATGATCGCCACGGCGATGGCCGGCGTCATCCTCATGGTCATGGGCCTGCTCCGCTTCGGCCGGCTCATCCAATTCATCCCTCATCCCGTCACGACCGGCTTCACCGCCGGAATCGCCGTCGTCATCGGCACGCTTCAGATCAAGGACTTTCTGGGCCTGGACATCCCCGGTCGGCCCGAACACTACATGGATCACCTGCGCGCGATCGGCGCCCATCTGTCGACGATCCGTTGGCCCGATCTGGGCATCGGCATGCTGACGCTGCTGGTGCTCATCTTCTGGAAGCGCGTGACGCATAAAGTCCCCGCGCCGCTGGCGGCGCTGACGATCGGGACGATCGCCGCGTGGATCATGAGCCGGATGATCGAGGGGTTCTCCGTGCCGACGATCGGCTCGACGTTCACCTGGCGGGAGCACGGCCAGACCGGGCCCGGCATGCCGCCGATCCCCCCGCTGTTCACTTTGCCCTGGCATCAGCCCGGACCCGACGGACAGCCGATCGCGCTGTCGTGGGATCTGATTCATACGCTCGCGCCCGCCTCGTTCACGATCGCCATGCTCGGCGCGATCGCCTCGCTGCTCTCGGCGGTCGTCGCCGACGGACTGACCGGCGACGAGCACGACCCGGATGCGGAGCTGTTCGCGCAGGGGGCGGGCAATCTCGTCGCCCCGTTCTTCGGCGGAATCGCCGCCACCGGCGCCATCGCCCGCACCACCGCCAATGTCCGCTACGGGGCCCGCTCGCCCATCGCCGCGATCGTGCATGCGCTGACGCTGCTGGCGTGCATGGTGCTGCTGGCGCCGCTGCTCAACCGGCTGCCGTTGGCCTCGCTGGCGGCGCTGCTGCTGATCGTGTCGTGGAACATGGCCGACCTCAAGCATTTCAAGTACGCCCTGCGCGTCGCGCCGCTGAGCGATCGCGTCGTGCTTTTGATCTGCCTGTTGCTGACGGTGTTCGTGAACATGGTGGCGGCGGTGAGCGTGGGCATCGTGCTGGCGGCTCTTTTGTTCATGCGGCGCATGGCTGAAGTCGCCGACGCCCGGCTGTTTTCCGAGCGGCATGACGCCATGAACATCGCCCTGCCGCCGGGCGTGATCGTCTACGAAATCGGCGGACCGCTGTTCTTCGGAGCCGCGCAAAAGGCGATGGCCGCCCTGCGATCGCTCGGCAACGGCGTCCGCGTCGTCATCCTCGACATGCGCGAAGTGCCCGTCATGGACGCCACCGGCCTCGTCAATCTCGAATCCGCGCTCGATCGCCTGCAAGCCATGAACATCCGCGTCGTGCTCGCCGGCGTGCAGAGTCAGCCGCTGCACCTGTTGGCCAAGTCCCATCTGCGGCGCGACCGCGCGATGGTCACCGTCTGCGGAACTTTCGACGCCGCCATGGACGTCGCCCGATGGCACGCCGCCGAAGAGCCCGCCGCGCCTTCCGTCACTTCCTCACCGGCTCAAACCGCACACTGATCTTCGTCAGCTTGTCGATGCTCGTGTGAATCGTCAGCTTCCGCGCTTCGTCGTTCGTCGCCTGCATCGACGGATTGGGCGAGGTCGGCAACGGCTCCGCGGAGCGCACTTCGAATTTCGCATCGGCCGGTTCGATCAGCGTGACGCGCATCGTCTGATCATTGCGATGCAGCAAAGCCGTGCGATCCCCGTCGGTCAGTTCGACCGTCGCCTCCGTCGTGACGAACCACCATAGGTCCGTCTTCGCCTTCGGGTCGATCGCGTCGTCGAGCGTGATCTGATTGCTCTTGCGGTCGAACACGACCGTGCGCGTCACGGATTTCGCCGCTTCGTCGTACGCCGGCGTCAGGTCGGCGACGGCCCGGCCCAGGTCGTCATTCGTCGAAAACGCCGCGATTTTCGCGGTCGCCCGCGGGTTCTGATCCGGCCCCTCGTCCGGGTTCATCACCAGCGTGTTGTGCGCTTCGGCGCGGAGTCGGTAGTACGTGTAGCGCTTGGACCCGAAGTAATCGGGCATGTTGTAGTTGTCGGACCCCAGGTCCATCGCCCACCGCTCGCCCAGCGCATCGAGCACGAACGAGCCGAGGTCCAGATGATTGTGATTGACGCGATTGGAACCGGCCTGCATGGCGAAGTACATCGCCTGCGGATCGGTCCAGCTCGTGCGGAAGCTCACCACTTCCGACCCGCGCCAATACCGATCGAGCGGCAGGTGCAGCGCATCGGGGCTCTGGCCGTCGCCCCGGTACCAGAGAATGCTCTGCACCGTCGGCGACATGCGGTGAATCCCCCACCATGCCGCCGCCGGCTCGTCGTAACGATGCGCCAGCCACAACAGACACGGACTGGTCCGCATCGTCGGATGCGCATCCGAGTAATTGAACGTCAACCCCGTCGGCCCGGTCATGTACATCGGGAACAACGCGGTGAGCGTGTACCCGTGCTCCTCCGAAAGATCGAAATCCGTGCCCAGCGCCGAGTCGAGCGCGGCAACCATCAGCGTGTTGTAGCTGGTGGCGTAGCCCCAGTAACTGGGCCCTTCGCCCCACGCGCCGTCGGGTTCGTAGCTCGCCATCGCCTTGGGCACGCTCCGCACCGCCGCGGCGAGAATCTCCCCCGCCAGCGCCGGCTCCTCGTCGCCGATCGCCAATGCGCCGACCGTCTCGCCTCCGTTGCACACCTGGTTCCAGTTGTGCTCGACGTTCGCCCACCACGTATGCTCCCGGTAATACTTGAGCGCGGGCGTGAGCCCCATGCGCGCGATCGCCTCGCGCATCGTCTTTCGCTGCTCCGGCGTCCAGACGTCGTACAGCCAGTCGTACGCGATGGCGACCCCGTGCGTCATCTCCGCCGTGTCCAGAAAATGCGGCGGATGCCAGTCATCAAACGCGCAGACCGTCCTCATCTCCGTCCACAACCGATCCGCATATTTCTTCTCGCCGGTCATGCGATACGCGAACGCCAGCTCGTAGCTGCGCTCCACGACCGCGCGCGACACGGACAGCAGGCGCTTGCCGTCGGGCAGATGGTAGTAGACGGGCTTGGCGCCGAGGAGTTGATCCGCATCGTCGATGACGTCATGGACCCACGCCTTGAGCCGATCATCCGTTTTCACCCGCTCGCGCAGCGCGTCGAAACCGGCCATGTCGATGAGCAGCCGCGGATGCCGCGGCTTGAGCGTCGCAAGAATGTGCTGCGCCTCCGGCGGCTCGGCGGCGAACACGCAAAGAGCAAACGAAAACACGAATAACGCCGGGAGGAGGGTGCGTTGAATCATCGGGCAGTATAGCCCTCCCCCTTCGAGGGGGAGGGTTGGGTGGGGGTGAATCACATCCGTCCAAGATCGCGCTCGCATTGATGCAATCGCGCCGCTTGCTCCACGATGCACCACTCACTGCGCTACATCACTTGATCTGATGCGCCTCACCCGCCCCCAGCCCCGCCCTCAAGGGCGGGGAGTCCCAAAGCCCTCCCCCTTCGAGGGGGAGGGTTGGGTGGGGGTGAATCACATCCGTCCAAAGCCGCTTTCGCTTGGAGACCACGTGCCAACTTGGAACCGGGATCGACTGATGCGCCTCACCCGCCCCCAACCCCGCCCTCAAGGGCGGGGAGTCGATCAGTTGACGATTTGCTTCCAGCTTCCGGGCACGACGGTCATCGTGCGCGTCGGGTTGCCGGCGCTGTAGAGCGAGGCGGCCTGCGCGGCGCTCATGACGTAGTTAAACATCGCCACATGCGCGATGCGGCCGGCGAAGGGGTTGCTCCAGGAGTTGATGAGCCCCAGCAGACTGCCCGACGAGCTGACGCCGACGGCGATCGGCTCGGTGGACCCGATGCCGCCGGAGTAGGAATCGGAGTCGACGAGCGACCCGTTGAGGTAGAGCTTCATGCCGCCGGAGCCGAAGGTGAACACGAGGTTGTACCACTGACCGGCGACGACGGAGCCGGAAGGAGAGCTGACGATGCGTGAAGAGAGGGTCGAGGAGAATTTGGCTCGGACGCGGCCGCTGTCGATGTAGATGGAAAGCTGACCGGAGGTCAGACTCAGCGAATTGACCTTGGTCATGAGCCCGCGGGTGCCGGTGACGGAGTCGGGTTTGAACCACATGCTGATCGACCCGTTGCTGAGCAGAAAGTCGCTGCGGTGCGGGATTTCGACGTAGTCGTTGGACCCGTCGAATTTCGCGGTGCGGTCGCCGAGGTTGGGGTCGAGCACATTGAGCGCCACGCCGTTGCGATACGTGCCGGACTGAAGGCCGATGGCGTCGGTCGACGTCGTGCCGCTGGCGTCCTGCATGGGCCACATCGCCATCGGCCCCAGCGCGCGCGTCGCCGCCCGCGCCGGCCGGATCGCGTCCGGCGTCGGCTGCATCGTCACTTCCATCATCGCCGTCGCCCGGCCCTGATACCCGTAGCCGCGGATGCGCACCGGCTGCAAGTCCGAGTTGGTGAAGTCGCCGTCCGCCGGATCGGTGACCTCCAGCGTGAACGACCCGCTGCCGAGCTTCTGATTGACGATCCATTGCCCATTGGCGCGATTGGTGCGCCAGTTGGGATCGTAGGTGACGATCAACATGCCCATGTCGACGGCCGAGCGCGCGAGCATGCGGGCGTCGGCGGCGTCGAAGTTCGTCATCGTCATCCGCTGACGGATCCGCACGCTCGTCAGCGCTGAGATGCCGATGATCGTGACGATCATCGATGTCATCAACACGAGCACATAAGCGCTGCCGCGATGGCGCGCGCTGACTCTTGAAGGGTGGATCAGGCCGAACGGATTCCGCATCGATGCGAACGCGGCCGTGGTCGGATGCGATTCACCCCCACCCGGCCTCCCCCTCGGAGGGGGAGGAGTCTGCGTGTTGGATCGGCTCGTGTTCATTGCGGTCCCAACTGGTCGATCCATGCGACCGTCTTGAGCGCGTAGCGGGAGGCGAGGACGACATTGCCGCGTTTGACTTCGACGATGATGCACTTGACGCCCGACTCGTAATTGACTTCCTGGGTGGGGTTGGCGGGGTTGACCCAGGGGGTTCGGACGGTGCGGGTCCAACCGGCGTACTGGGTCAGCACGGTGCCGTCCTTGAGCTGCGGGGGCGAGGCGGACCAGCCGTGGTAGTCATCGACATCATCGAAGAGCGAGCGGTTGCCGGTCGCGGCTTCGTCGGCGCTGGGGCCGAACCCACTGTGATAGATCGGCGACCAGTAGGGCTGCTCGATGCACTCGGCCAGAAGCTGCTGGGCGAGTGCGTTTGCGGTGGCGCGGGTGGCCATCGTCGCCATGGCGGTGCGGGAAGCGCCGACGGTGCTCATGGCGACGGCGAAGACGGTGCTGACGATGGCGACGCTCATCGCCGCTTCGACGAGGGTGAAGCCGGTCTGTCGCATGGCGCGGAGATTCATCATGAACCTCCCACGATGATGCGCGCCGCATCGAATTCGGCGCTGGAGCCGGAGGCGTAGAGACTCACACCGTGGTTGACGGATCCGAGTCCGCAGGTGGAGTATCCGTAGGTGCCGAAGTCGGTGTCGTTGAGTTTGACGTTGACGGAGTTTTTGGCGGGGTCGAGGATCAGGCGCAGATGGACGAAGTCGGTGGGGAGGCCGGGGATGGAGACAAGGGTGCGCGTGGTGGTGCTGGAGTATTTGAAGTTCAGCGTGAAGGTCTGGGTGTTGTTGGATTGTTTGGCGAGCGCGGCGGTGAGCGCCACGCCGTTGGACCCGGAGAAGTCGCCATTGACGGCGACGACGGCGCCGGAGCCGCCGATGGAGGTGTTGCGGTAGCGGACGTCGATCGTGGTGATCTGCGTCAGATCGTTGGACGGATAGGTGTTGAGGGTGGAGTCGGCGTACCAGACGCCGGAGGCGAGGGAGCCGGCGTTGAACGCTCCGCCGTCGCTGCGCACCCAGTCGCCGGCGCCGTTGGCGTCGAGGTCGATGGCGGTGGGCTTGTAGGAGAAGTCCAGGTCCCACATCGCCGAGACGATCTGCGGCGTGTTGAGGAGCGCGACGGCGGAGTCGATGCGCGTCGAGTTGACGCCGCTGACGAGCGTGAAGCTCACGGCGGTGGCGTAAGTGCGCGTGACGGTCTGCGTCGGGCCGGGCACCATGCTCGTGCCGAAAAGATAGAAGCGCATCGCGCGATCGGTCTGCGCGAACCACGACCCGCCGAGGTTCGAGCTCTTGGCGTAGGGCGTGACCGTGCTGGACGGCGTCGCCTTGTAGTAGCCCATTTTCATGGACCTGTCGGAACTCGGGTTCGCCAGCACGAGCGCGACCTTCTGGCCGATCGGCAGGAGCAGGGCGCTGGTGAAATCCACTTCGCGCCACAGCTTGCCGTCCGCCATCGTGCTGGTGGGCATCTGGACCGTGTCGTAGATGGTCGAGGTGGGGTAGCCGCTGGCGTCGGTGGCGTGAAGCTCGACCGTCGTCGTGGTGTAGCTTTTGTCGCCGGGTTCGCCCATGATGTAGATGCGCGTGACGTTCCACGACAGCGCGCCGGAGGCGAGCGTCGGCGTCATGCCCTGCACCCACCACTTGTCGTTCTTGACTTCCTCATCGCCCAGATTGTTGCTGCCGTCCCAGTAGGCCAAAAGCGACTCGCTCGTCGCCACCGGTCCGCCGGGGTACGACTCGGCGGCGCCGCGCGTGGTGTAGAGCAGATCGAACTGTTTGACGTTGGACACGACGGTCTGGGCCGTCCCGCCGTTGTACTGTCGCGTGAGCGGGTCGCCGGCCGTGCCGCTCCATGCGTAGGTGATCTTCTCGGGATTTCCGTCGCCGTCGCGATCGGCGACGGTGAAGCTCACGCGGTGCGACTCCATCGTCAGCATGCGCGTGGCGTAGGACAGTTCGCTGGTGAACAGACTGCCCTGCCGCTGCGACTCGATGGCGGCGTCGGCCGGATCGCTCGTCGACGGAATCGCCTTGGCGGCGATCATGATCGCCGACCCGACGGCCCCCATGATGATCGTCATGATCGACATGCTGACGATCAATTCCATGAGCGAAAACGCCCGGCGGCGCGCGATCTGTCGGCGAGGGCGGATCATCGGTACGTGGCCTTGCCGGTGTTGGCGTCAAGGGTGATGGTGTACGTGGTGGCGCCGGCGGTGACGATCACGGACCCGCCGCTGGTGGGTTTGCCGTAGCCGTCGAAGTAGAAATAGGCGTTGCCGCTGAACGAGGCCTTGGGGATCGTTCCGCCGTAGGGCTCATCGGTGGTGTGGATGATGGAGTAGGCGTCGATGTTGGTGACCAGGTCGCGGACGTTGAAGATGACGTACCACTGGTCGGGGACGAAATAGACGAGTCGCGACTGGCTGGAGTTGATGGCGTCGTTGCGCGCCTGATCGATGTCGGCGACGATGCGCCGGGCGAGTGCGTCGGCGTGGTAACGGGAGATGGCGGCGGCGTAGCGCGGGACGGCGATGGCGCTCATGACGCCGATGATCGCGGTGACGATGATCAGCTCGACGAGCGAGAAGGCGGTGCGGTGCGATGGGCGGTGGCGTGCGGGCATGACGGTCGCAACCCTTCGCAAAAGCCGGAGGCCGCTCGGGAGCCGTGGCTACGGTCCGCGAGCGGCCTCCTGCATCAGATCGTCAACATGGAACTTGCACGAACCGGGTCAGACCTCTCGTTGATCAGAACGAGTTGTAGGCCTTGCCGGCGTCATCGACTTCGGCGTCAGGCAGGTTCGCCTTGACCACGCCGGTCGCCGGGTCGTACCACCAGCCGCCGGCCGAGGCGCCGACCGCGGCGCTGGAGCCGTCGACGACGACCGTGCTGTTCTTGTTGGAACCGACGGGCAGCGGCGGAATCTTCCGCATGTAGGGCCCGTAGATGTTCGTCGAGGTCTTGGACGTGCTCGCGGCGTCACCGGCGGCGTTGGAGTAGCCGGTCATGTGATCGGCGAACGTCGCGGCCGGCGGGAACTTGCCCGTATGCTCCGCGGCGTACAGGTCGATCGCGCTGCGCAGGATCGCCAGATCGCCCACCATCGCCGAGTCCGAAGCGCCCGCCGCCCCGCGGCTCATGCGCGGAATCGCGATGGCGCCGATGATGGCGATGATCACCACGACGATGATCAGTTCCACCAAGCTGAAACCGTGCATTCTGTTGTTCATTGCCCTGGACATTGCAAGAGTCTCCTTCATCTGACGAGTTCGTAAACTTCCATGTCAACGGTCGTCATCAAACGCTGATGCGACACTCCATTCCAATCGACGCTTCCCCCCGACGACTTGAGGCGCTCGACGCCAATTCCTTTTTTACTCGCCCCGGACGGAATTGGCCGCCTCACTGCGTCGGCAGTGCATCTATCGACGCTTTGATGCACGAACTTTGATCATTCGTGCCATCGTCGACAAATCACCGCCCGATCGCGGGCAGGGTCGCCGGCACAGGGGCGGCAGCCGGCGCATTACCGGACGTGACGCCGCGATGGCCTTCGGGCAGTTCGAGCTTGAGCGTGACTTTCACCGCGCCCGACTCGAACGTCGCCGCGTCACTGCTGACCTGCGTCAGCGTGAAGCCGTCCATCACATCCCCCGTCCGCAGCGCCTGCTGCTGGGCGGTCGATTCGTTGGCGACCGCGCGACGCACCATGGCGATCCCGCCCTGGCTCGTCGTCATCACCGCCGTGAGTTTGTGCTGCGCCGTGAACAGCTCCGCCACCTTCGGCGCCTTCGCCGCCTCATCGGGGGGCTGGGCCACCCACGCTTCGCTGGGCGCAAAGGCATTGTCCACCTGCGGCAGGTCGTAGCGGTGCTCCGTCGCGAAACGCACAAGCCGCTGCGCCACCGAATTTTGGTCGTCGAGTGTCGCCGCTGACTTGTTCATCTCCGCGATCAGCGCCTGCGATTGCGCCGGCGTGCTCGGCACCAACAGCGACTCCGCCGCCGCCGCGTTCGGGCCCGTCGCACCGCTTTCCAGGAAAACCTGGTCCACGATCAGCCCCACCACCGCTGCCCCCAGCAGTAGTCCGTACAACTTTCTTTCCCTGGTCGTCTTCATAGTATTTTTACGGAACGATATAACTGCGCGGACGTCCACCACCGGCATCGACAATTTTTCGCCCCGACCCGTTATCCCAGCCCGTTTGACGCTGTATTCCCTTGTCCCAAGACGCTTTTTGAGAGCCCAATGCCCCGCGACCCCCGATTCATCTCGCTTCTAACTGCTTATCAGAACCGGCTCTACGCCTACATTCTGAGTTTACTCGCCGATCCCGCCGCCGCGGAGGAGGTCTTGGGGCAGGCGAATCTGGTCATCTGGGAAAAAGCCGATCAGTTCGAGCCGGGCACGGACTTTGAAGCGTGGGTCATGACCATCGCGCGTTTCCAGGTCCGCGCCTGGCGCACCCGGGCCGGGCGCGATCGGCTCGTGTTCTCCGACGACGTCGCCGACCGCATTGAAGCCGCCGCCGCCGACCTGCCCGCCGCCCTCGATGCACGCATGGAGCTTCTCCACGACTGCTTCAAGCAGCTTTCCGCCCGGCAGACCGAGCTGGTCGAGCAGCGTTATGCTCAGAACCGCACCCTCGAGCAGATCGCCCACGCCGCCGGTGAATCCAAATCCGTCATCGCGCAGGCGCTCTACCGCGCCCGTCTCGCCCTCGTCCGCTGCATGCGTCGCAAGCTCGCCGACGGAGGCGCCGCATGAGCACCGCCCCCTCCCATGAACTCGACGCCCTGCTGTCCGCCATGCTCGACAGCCCCCTGAATGCCGACCAGCGCCGCCAGCTCAGCGAGTCGCTCGCCAGCGCCGACAACCTCGCCGCCTACCTGGACTGGATCACCGTCCACACCTTCCTCCGCCGCCAGACCGGCGCCGTCGGCGTCGTCGCGGAACGTCAAGGGTTCAGGATTCAGGGGTCAGAGTTCAGCTTCAAGACAGCAGGAGCGCTCGCCGCGCTTTTGCTCCTCGCCGCCGCGCTGTTTTATGTCTTCCTGCCTTCCACTCCCCACTCCGCACTCCCCACTCCCCACTCCGCCGCCCCCGCGACCTACGCCATCCTCAGCGACCTCTCCAACGACGTCGCATTCGCCGATGCCGATCATGCCCTCGGTTCCGACCTCGCCGGCCCGATCAAACTCATCGCCGGCAAAGCCCAGCTCATGTTCAAATCCACCGCCGTCGTCGACCTGACCGGCCCGTGCGAATTCGCCATGACCGGCTCCAATCGCGGCGAACTGCATCGCGGCTCGCTCGTCGCCTATGTGCCGCCGAACGCTCGTGGCTTTTCCGTGTACGCCCCGCACGATGTGCGCATCGTTGACCTGGGTACACGCTTCGAACTGAGCGTCGATCGGTCCGGTCAGAGCATGCTTCAGATTTTCGAAGGGCGCGTCCAACTGCATCTGGGCGGCTCGGCGACGCACGAGACGCACACGTTCGGACCCGGGCTGGCGATGCGGATCGTGGACGGCCGGCTCGTGCCTTTACCGCCGGCGATGGATCTGACGATCGCCGGCGCCTCCTTCGAGTCGCCGCGCGCCGCGGAACGCAATTTCGTTCGCGGAATGGACGGTTGGCGGCCGATCACGCCCGACTTCGACGGCGGCGTCAATCGCTTCGGCTCCGACTTCGACGAGCCGATTCCCGACGGACGTCAACTCGCCTTCATCAACGCCGGCGCCATCGAACAGACGCTCGACGCCCGGCTCGCCGCCGGCGTGCGGTACACCCTGAGCGTCATGGTCGGCCATCGTCCCGGACCCAATCATCCCGACTACACGATCGCCCTTCACGCCGGTGATGAACTGCTGACTTCCGCGACCAATCCGGTCATCCCGCCCGCCGGGCGCTTCGCCTCCGCGACGCTCAGCTACGACTGCCCGGCGAACCAACCGGCGCTGGGCCAACCGCTGCGCATCGTGCTCCAATCCAACGGCTCGCTCAAGACGCACGTGCAGAACCATTTTGACATGGTCCAGCTCCGGGCCGAAACGATCAGCCCCGCGACCCTTTCCAAAACCCCATTGCCCGTTCAACACACCGAAGGAGATCAGCCATGATGTTGAGAATGAACCTTGTCGCGTTCGCCCTGTTGTTGCCGACCTTGTGCCTGACCGACGCATCGCGTGCGGCCGTCGTCGGCATCGACCTGGCCAACAACGCCTCCACCTACACCGGTCCCGGCGTGCTCGACGCCAGCTCGCGCACCTGGACGCTCAAGACCGGCAACGGAACCTTTACGCTCGGCAGCCAGACGCTCACGCTGACCATCGGCGGCCACAGCAGCGGAACCGCGAACGCCGCCATTGACCTCTTCGACGACTACATGTTCACGGTCGGCACGGCCTTCGGCGTCGTGATCTCCAATCTCGATCCGACCAAGCTCTACAACGTCGTCTACTACGGCGCGCAGAACTTCCTCGGCGGCCGGGGCACGACCTTCGATCTCGCCGAGCCGAACCTCGCCCCCGTCACCACCACCGGCGATCAGCAGTCGACCTTCGTCGAGGGCGTCAACTACGTCCGCTTCAACAATCTCGCGCCCGACAACAGCGTCGGCGACCAGCGCATCCGCGTGCTGGTGGGCATCGGACCCGACGGCGGCGTGGGCATTATCAACGGATTTGAAATCCAGGAAGTCGCCGCCGCCCCGACGCCCGCCGCGCTGCCGGCGGGGCTAGCGATGCTGACGATGCTCGCGGGCGCTCGTCGACGCCGCGCGTGTTGAACCGCTGTCTGCCTGCACGCGGCCGTCCGGTGAAAATCGGGCCGCCGCTTTTTCCATGAACATGCGACACGCATCCAACCAACATGCAATCCATTCAGCGGCGGGGCTTGCCCCGCGCGGCCGGGGGCGCCGGGCCCGCGGGGCGAAGCGCGCCGCCCAATGGCGTGCTCGGCGCCGACATGGTTTCACATTGATCGAACTGCTCGTCGTCGTGAGCATCATCGCCGTGCTGATCGCGATTTTGCTGCCGTCGCTCACGCAGGCGCGACAGGCGGCCAAGTCCGTGGCGTGCATGGCGAACCTGCGCCAACTGACCGTCGCCAACAGCAGCTACGCCAGCGAGTACAACCTTCAGAACGTCAACGAGCGATCCAGTTCGTCGGCGGGCAACTGGATGCCCAAGCTCGCCTTGTACCTGAGCCGGGACGTGCCCAGCGATGAGACGAAGCTCGTGGCGTATCTGAACAATCTCCAGCAGTTGCGATGCCCCGTCGCGCACGAGATCGGCCCGGGGCCCACGGCGGCGCTGTCGTATCTGGGCACGGCGACGGAAGCGTACGGCCCGGTCCCCGTCGGATTCAGCCGCGACGGGCTGATCGGATCGTACGGGCTGAACATGTGGACGGAAGTGTCCACGAACGTGCCCTATTCCGCGTCCGGCCCGGCGGCATGGTTCTACACCACGCTCGGACAGATCAAGCAGTCGTCACGCGCGCCGATTTTCGGCGACTGCATCTGGGACGGCGGGGGCTGGCCCGGCGGGATTCAGGACGGCAACGGCACGCCTCCGCCGCCGGTCAATCCCAACGCGCCGATCTGGACCGAGGGCTTTCTGGCCCGCTTCGCGATCTACCGGCACGAGCGGCGATCCAACATCGCGTTCTTCGACACGCATGTCGAACCGGTGGTGTTCGAGGACCTGTGGGGCCTGCAATGGCACAACGGATACCAGCCGCGCAACGGCCCGCCGTGGACGCCGACCTACTGAACGCCGCACCGGGGCGCCGGGCGCAACGGTAGATGAGTAAATAGTTGTTGAGCCCCGACGGTCGGGGCGGTATAAATGACATGACCCGCCAGGTTCCTTCGCCTTTGCCATTCCCGCCCCGCCATGACACGACGCGCCTTTACGTTGATTGAATTGCTTGTCGTTGCGAGCATCATTGTGCTGCTGGTGGCGATTCTGCTGCCGTCGCTGGCGCGGTCGAAGTATGTGACGCGGTCGAC
The nucleotide sequence above comes from Planctomycetota bacterium. Encoded proteins:
- the dauA gene encoding C4-dicarboxylic acid transporter DauA yields the protein MIAYVPIRSGRESRLTMARQTNSALGFDITFRPCVALQGAMRRGYRAADLRSDILAGMAVGTIAVPLSIALAIAAGVPPQHGLYTAIVAGGLIALLGGSRVQVSGPTAAFVVILAPISAKYGTGGLMIATAMAGVILMVMGLLRFGRLIQFIPHPVTTGFTAGIAVVIGTLQIKDFLGLDIPGRPEHYMDHLRAIGAHLSTIRWPDLGIGMLTLLVLIFWKRVTHKVPAPLAALTIGTIAAWIMSRMIEGFSVPTIGSTFTWREHGQTGPGMPPIPPLFTLPWHQPGPDGQPIALSWDLIHTLAPASFTIAMLGAIASLLSAVVADGLTGDEHDPDAELFAQGAGNLVAPFFGGIAATGAIARTTANVRYGARSPIAAIVHALTLLACMVLLAPLLNRLPLASLAALLLIVSWNMADLKHFKYALRVAPLSDRVVLLICLLLTVFVNMVAAVSVGIVLAALLFMRRMAEVADARLFSERHDAMNIALPPGVIVYEIGGPLFFGAAQKAMAALRSLGNGVRVVILDMREVPVMDATGLVNLESALDRLQAMNIRVVLAGVQSQPLHLLAKSHLRRDRAMVTVCGTFDAAMDVARWHAAEEPAAPSVTSSPAQTAH
- a CDS encoding DUF4962 domain-containing protein; this translates as MRARSWTDVIHPHPTLPLEGGGLYCPMIQRTLLPALFVFSFALCVFAAEPPEAQHILATLKPRHPRLLIDMAGFDALRERVKTDDRLKAWVHDVIDDADQLLGAKPVYYHLPDGKRLLSVSRAVVERSYELAFAYRMTGEKKYADRLWTEMRTVCAFDDWHPPHFLDTAEMTHGVAIAYDWLYDVWTPEQRKTMREAIARMGLTPALKYYREHTWWANVEHNWNQVCNGGETVGALAIGDEEPALAGEILAAAVRSVPKAMASYEPDGAWGEGPSYWGYATSYNTLMVAALDSALGTDFDLSEEHGYTLTALFPMYMTGPTGLTFNYSDAHPTMRTSPCLLWLAHRYDEPAAAWWGIHRMSPTVQSILWYRGDGQSPDALHLPLDRYWRGSEVVSFRTSWTDPQAMYFAMQAGSNRVNHNHLDLGSFVLDALGERWAMDLGSDNYNMPDYFGSKRYTYYRLRAEAHNTLVMNPDEGPDQNPRATAKIAAFSTNDDLGRAVADLTPAYDEAAKSVTRTVVFDRKSNQITLDDAIDPKAKTDLWWFVTTEATVELTDGDRTALLHRNDQTMRVTLIEPADAKFEVRSAEPLPTSPNPSMQATNDEARKLTIHTSIDKLTKISVRFEPVRK
- a CDS encoding prepilin-type N-terminal cleavage/methylation domain-containing protein: MIRPRRQIARRRAFSLMELIVSMSIMTIIMGAVGSAIMIAAKAIPSTSDPADAAIESQRQGSLFTSELSYATRMLTMESHRVSFTVADRDGDGNPEKITYAWSGTAGDPLTRQYNGGTAQTVVSNVKQFDLLYTTRGAAESYPGGPVATSESLLAYWDGSNNLGDEEVKNDKWWVQGMTPTLASGALSWNVTRIYIMGEPGDKSYTTTTVELHATDASGYPTSTIYDTVQMPTSTMADGKLWREVDFTSALLLPIGQKVALVLANPSSDRSMKMGYYKATPSSTVTPYAKSSNLGGSWFAQTDRAMRFYLFGTSMVPGPTQTVTRTYATAVSFTLVSGVNSTRIDSAVALLNTPQIVSAMWDLDFSYKPTAIDLDANGAGDWVRSDGGAFNAGSLASGVWYADSTLNTYPSNDLTQITTIDVRYRNTSIGGSGAVVAVNGDFSGSNGVALTAALAKQSNNTQTFTLNFKYSSTTTRTLVSIPGLPTDFVHLRLILDPAKNSVNVKLNDTDFGTYGYSTCGLGSVNHGVSLYASGSSAEFDAARIIVGGS
- a CDS encoding prepilin-type N-terminal cleavage/methylation domain-containing protein; translation: MPARHRPSHRTAFSLVELIIVTAIIGVMSAIAVPRYAAAISRYHADALARRIVADIDQARNDAINSSQSRLVYFVPDQWYVIFNVRDLVTNIDAYSIIHTTDEPYGGTIPKASFSGNAYFYFDGYGKPTSGGSVIVTAGATTYTITLDANTGKATYR
- a CDS encoding prepilin-type N-terminal cleavage/methylation domain-containing protein — protein: MKETLAMSRAMNNRMHGFSLVELIIVVVIIAIIGAIAIPRMSRGAAGASDSAMVGDLAILRSAIDLYAAEHTGKFPPAATFADHMTGYSNAAGDAASTSKTSTNIYGPYMRKIPPLPVGSNKNSTVVVDGSSAAVGASAGGWWYDPATGVVKANLPDAEVDDAGKAYNSF
- a CDS encoding sigma-70 family RNA polymerase sigma factor: MPRDPRFISLLTAYQNRLYAYILSLLADPAAAEEVLGQANLVIWEKADQFEPGTDFEAWVMTIARFQVRAWRTRAGRDRLVFSDDVADRIEAAAADLPAALDARMELLHDCFKQLSARQTELVEQRYAQNRTLEQIAHAAGESKSVIAQALYRARLALVRCMRRKLADGGAA